From Eubacterium sp. 1001713B170207_170306_E7, the proteins below share one genomic window:
- a CDS encoding FxLYD domain-containing protein has protein sequence MKKKTIVLLVVITSVFFLAGCGNSNPTAKTKEMQNIELVGQEVISHDTFGYWNTSFTMKNNTDSPVNTICVILNELDKDGNIIGTTYPLDPSIVEPGQTVKVKCTHKDDTGIASVKAVEVHYQKGTQKPSEDIGSENYREFYLQDTEPLPLQ, from the coding sequence ATGAAAAAGAAAACTATTGTATTATTAGTTGTAATTACTAGTGTTTTCTTTCTAGCGGGTTGTGGAAATAGTAACCCTACTGCTAAAACAAAAGAAATGCAGAACATTGAATTAGTTGGACAAGAAGTTATAAGCCATGATACTTTTGGTTATTGGAATACCTCTTTTACCATGAAAAATAATACAGATAGCCCTGTAAACACTATATGTGTAATTCTTAACGAGTTAGACAAAGATGGTAATATAATTGGGACTACATACCCGCTTGACCCATCAATTGTGGAACCGGGACAAACTGTAAAAGTGAAGTGCACACATAAAGACGATACAGGAATAGCAAGTGTAAAAGCCGTAGAAGTTCATTATCAAAAAGGAACCCAAAAACCTTCTGAAGATATCGGCAGTGAAAATTATAGAGAATTTTATTTACAAGACACGG